Sequence from the Phragmites australis chromosome 6, lpPhrAust1.1, whole genome shotgun sequence genome:
AGGGTTCCCCTGTTCGAAGTGAGTAGTTACATGCCAAGCtgtaatatataaaaaagagtTCCTCTTTTGAACGCAAAAATCTGACTGAGTTCCCCTGTTGGAAGGCCGCAATAATAGTATAGATTATCAAATCCAGATGATACTACTTTTCGTTGATTTCTCCATGAATATTCCATGCCTAGACACCGTTTCCAATTTAGCTTATGGTCAAATTCCGTGAGCCTAACTCTACCCACGACAGCAATTAAACATTTTGCATTGAGAATAAAAGTCAATCTTGTCTAGCCAGTGTACAGGTTGGTTTGGCCATATTGAGCAGATGAGCATAAAGTTGGCTGGAATTTATAATCAATGTTTACCTGATCGATGTTAGGATTCATTATAAAAACATGGATGTCAATATGGTCTGATCCACATTGACTCACCGCTTTACCCTTCAGTTGGTTCTTTTAGTGTTGTGCTCAAGAATATTCTGCTGAAGCTTTAGTGCTAGCATATTGAACACTGAACAGTTGGTTTTATAGAGTAGAAATAAATATTTCACTGACAATGAGGGTACTATTCTATGCAGCTTGCTtgtttttcaaatttcaatcaaGTTGTTCAATGTGAGCTGTTTTTGTTCCAGGAGAAGCCATTTTGCTTTCTACATTATTTTTCACTTCCACAGATTTGTTGTTATTAAGATCTTACATCAGCATGTTCATTAGCATCTGCTCTTGGCAGATAAGTTTTCTGCATGCTTGTTGTTGCCTTTTCTCATGGTTAATGCCTTGCTAATTTCCAATTCTCCACATTTCAGAGTAATCTTTACAATGCAATTCATATTTTGCAGACTCAGTGGTTCCAGCTATCAGAGACTCTATTAATGCTTCCGAAAAGGTGAAGTGCTTGTGGAACTTAGTGCCATTTTCGCCGTCTTTTCATCGTATATAAATGCTAAATACTCTTATTGCTTCTCTTAACTCACTGATAAAAATGCTATAACTCCCAGGTAGTTGGATTTAGAATTTCCGGTGAAGAGAATGGTTCACGTACTCAAGAGGTTGGCAACATTTCTGAATGCCACTCTTCTGAACAGGGGAATTTGAGTTTCCCTGTAGATAATGTTGGCTCGGTTCGGGCCTATCCTGGGAGATCTGAAATGGTAGGATCTCTTCAGACAGACCATTTGGCTACATGCTCTACTAGACATCAGAGCAATGGGAGTCAGATAGCTGCTAGGAAGAATCAGGCTGTAAATGCAAATCATCTTCTGAATTTCCAATATGATCCTATTTCTCGTCCACAGCCCAGAGGCCCTAGAACATATCCTCCTAGAAGACAAAGGAAGATCAAACCTTACAACAAGGACCTGTTTCTCCAAGCAAATTATAAGTTTGTTGTATTGGATACCGGCGATTACCAGATTGAATCAATGGATCCGGATAAGATGCTCCAGTGGGACGATATTATCTGTGTCAGATATTGTAGTCCTTACGAGGTGCAATGCCCTATTTGCTTGGAGAGCCCATTGTGTCCACAGATTACATCATGTGGCCATATATATTGCTTTCCATGCATTTTACGTTATCTTATGATGGGCAAAGAGGACTACAGAGGTGAGTGCTGGAAGAAATGTCCACTGTGTTTCATGATGGTATCAACTAAGGAGTTGTATACCGTACATATTACTCAAGTTCAGCATTTCCGTGCTGGTGATGTTGCAACATTTACACTTCTAAGCCGGTCAAGAAATTCACTCACTCCTTCTGTTAAAAGCAGTTCTAGTCAATGTACTTCAGCAGATGAAGATCCGTGTAATGTTTTCTCCAAGTTTATTTTGACATCTGATATGGAATTATCTGTTCGAGAGGCAAAATCGGATCTTAGTAATTGGTTGCATATGGCTGACTTAGGCCTTGTTGATGACTTGGAGAAACTTCCATACGTTTCTGCTGCTTTGGAACAGCTGGAAGAAAGGATGAAACATTGGATTGAGAACAGAAATTATGGTAGTAGCCCCCCTTTAAAAGATAGCTTCTCTCCAGGATCTAGTTACAACTCAAGAAACTCTTCTGATGCTCATACTTCGCGCCAGAATAGTGGGCACAAACTCTCCCATGTTTCAGGCGGAGATATGATCACTGGTATTTCAGTGCTCTCCGTGTCTCCCGAGTCAAATAAAAGCTCCGATAAAGGAACACTATCCAAAATGGGTGAGAAATGTACCACACCCATTGATTCAAATGAACATGACTCGTACACATTTTACCAGGTCTGAAACATTTAGGAGATTCTTAGCactgatgtttttttttttcaagtcaCATGGTTTTGCACATTCAGAGGCTTTAAATCTTGTTGCAGGTGTCTGATGGCCAACACCTAATTCTTCATCCACTAAACATGAGGTGCCTTCTAGACCATTTCGGAGGTTCTGACATGCTCCCACCTGGGTAATTTGGTCTTTGCTTGTTCCCTGAAAATTTGAGCTCTAGGCTTTCCTTATTTACATCATTTCGTTGTTGTCATGCAAGTGGAGCTGTAGTACGATCATGTAGATTGCATTCGGGTTAAGGACTTCAGGATATTGGATTCAGAATGCACACATTGTGTTCTAGCACCACAGTCAAGAATCAACCTATATGACCAAGAAGACAGATAGTGGTAACATGTGATCTGTAGCTACTCTTCTCCTGTGACAAGTTCCTGGAAGGGATAGTGCTACAATTGTAGTCTTTGGTTCTAACAAAGATGTTTTGTTCTTGGAGTTTACGAAAAGCAtgcaatttgaatttaaacataATCAATGATATTATTAGTTGTCTGAAGCCTACTATCAAAAAACGAAATCCATGACCCCTGTTTCCAGTCAATTTGGCCGCACTCTCATACTTGGATACCAAATATGACATCAGTCAACTTTACGGACAGTTTGGGGTTGCTGTATTTGGGCTGGGCTGCGGTGTGGAATCTAATTACTTACGAGAACTTCAACTAGTTCTACTAGGATTTTCTGTTGCAGCCTCATCGaagatttttttgaaacaaTTGCTACATCCAAAAACAGAAATGTATAAGTGCTTTTGAAAAGTCACCGCAATGCCAACTTGGACACTATAACGCTCCTGCAGCTACTGATTTGAGCTTACCTGCACACAGAATAACTGGAAAAATCTTGGAGCTGGAAACTGTAACACAGTCTGAGGCTACTAGGAAGCGCTATCGTTTTTTGAGCCACTTCTCATTAACAACTACATTTCAGGTAAAtt
This genomic interval carries:
- the LOC133922085 gene encoding uncharacterized protein LOC133922085 isoform X2 — translated: MGPVHSLLQHHLTYTRAPSPSIIFTSSTWPVHVNHVFGCRAPPPVSVPPLDRINSSPSPPPHPRHRPSPRRRPNEPPHELPRGFMSISPRERTGGSYYPRPPSASPSPSSQHGSDRRRYGRRSPPASVSPPAAGGSSASSDSVVPAIRDSINASEKVVGFRISGEENGSRTQEVGNISECHSSEQGNLSFPVDNVGSVRAYPGRSEMVGSLQTDHLATCSTRHQSNGSQIAARKNQAVNANHLLNFQYDPISRPQPRGPRTYPPRRQRKIKPYNKDLFLQANYKFVVLDTGDYQIESMDPDKMLQWDDIICVRYCSPYEVQCPICLESPLCPQITSCGHIYCFPCILRYLMMGKEDYRGECWKKCPLCFMMVSTKELYTVHITQVQHFRAGDVATFTLLSRSRNSLTPSVKSSSSQCTSADEDPCNVFSKFILTSDMELSVREAKSDLSNWLHMADLGLVDDLEKLPYVSAALEQLEERMKHWIENRNYGSSPPLKDSFSPGSSYNSRNSSDAHTSRQNSGHKLSHVSGGDMITGISVLSVSPESNKSSDKGTLSKMGEKCTTPIDSNEHDSYTFYQVSDGQHLILHPLNMRCLLDHFGGSDMLPPGITGKILELETVTQSEATRKRYRFLSHFSLTTTFQFCEIDLSDMLPPSSLAPFMDEIKKREKQRKRAAKKRC
- the LOC133922085 gene encoding uncharacterized protein LOC133922085 isoform X1 — protein: MGPVHSLLQHHLTYTRAPSPSIIFTSSTWPVHVNHVFGCRAPPPVSVPPLDRINSSPSPPPHPRHRPSPRRRPNEPPHELPRGFMSISPRERTGGSYYPRPPSASPSPSSQHGSDRRRYGRRSPPASVSPPAAGGSSASSDSVVPAIRDSINASEKVVGFRISGEENGSRTQEVGNISECHSSEQGNLSFPVDNVGSVRAYPGRSEMVGSLQTDHLATCSTRHQSNGSQIAARKNQAVNANHLLNFQYDPISRPQPRGPRTYPPRRQRKIKPYNKDLFLQANYKFVVLDTGDYQIESMDPDKMLQWDDIICVRYCSPYEVQCPICLESPLCPQITSCGHIYCFPCILRYLMMGKEDYRGECWKKCPLCFMMVSTKELYTVHITQVQHFRAGDVATFTLLSRSRNSLTPSVKSSSSQCTSADEDPCNVFSKFILTSDMELSVREAKSDLSNWLHMADLGLVDDLEKLPYVSAALEQLEERMKHWIENRNYGSSPPLKDSFSPGSSYNSRNSSDAHTSRQNSGHKLSHVSGGDMITGISVLSVSPESNKSSDKGTLSKMGEKCTTPIDSNEHDSYTFYQVSDGQHLILHPLNMRCLLDHFGGSDMLPPGITGKILELETVTQSEATRKRYRFLSHFSLTTTFQFCEIDLSDMLPPSSLAPFMDEIKKREKQRKRAAKKEESERVKAEVAAAVQASAMRFEHTSFSHSHNDVMFSLDDFEALGNNAGPSTSPPASERKLFSDVTRLGFASAQDSPPLRVETGDASGKNESARDQGPSATAVLSFASVISSTRAVLDNSSDMQKPDGVGKKGKKPTRVLLSTGGGRRY